A single region of the Cereibacter sphaeroides 2.4.1 genome encodes:
- a CDS encoding sensor histidine kinase produces the protein MTAVRIFGRSRADDGASAHRPGDVILGEDWTAPGADGEPGLQKRRRRGFVALNRSPLARKIILFNLLALVIQVSGVLFTNPFRENLVLQRERALVSEARLVANVFEARLAAVPGATLDAPKGIDIPATLDAVAVDPAVDLFILDTAGVVVASDRGARQPVPEDRRSTLITDFLNGLWDTVSKTLAWGEAPQGEIDASALARQVFSGAREGRTTINTGRDRNGGALFSVATPILDGERVMGVVAITSAAGEIDRLVRYEREQILQMFVVALFVSIGLSLVLASTIANPLADLAAAAELGRDRDARKMAPGRVRIPDLTARPDEIGRLSIAMRGMVAALYDRIDANEQFAADVAHEIKNPLASLRSAVGTMRLARREDQREQLLDVIEHDVRRLDRLVSDISNASRLDSELVKEEEEEFDLLPTIANLGDYLGRQAAEKGVDFIADLPSEPMRIRGLEARLAQVFVNLISNALSFCEEGDAVRVWARRRENRVLVVVEDTGPGIPEEALTKIFGRFYSERPPGQFGNHSGLGLAISKQIVEAHGGVIWAENIRPTSADITSEPLGARFVVGLPV, from the coding sequence ATGACCGCCGTGCGGATCTTCGGCCGGTCCAGGGCCGACGACGGGGCCTCCGCGCACCGTCCGGGCGACGTGATCCTCGGCGAGGACTGGACGGCGCCCGGTGCAGATGGCGAGCCGGGGCTTCAGAAGCGGCGGCGGCGCGGCTTCGTCGCGCTGAATCGGTCGCCGCTGGCCCGCAAGATCATCCTCTTCAATCTTCTGGCTCTGGTGATCCAGGTCTCGGGCGTGCTCTTCACCAACCCGTTCCGCGAGAACCTCGTCCTCCAGCGCGAGCGGGCGCTCGTCTCCGAGGCCCGCCTCGTGGCCAATGTCTTCGAGGCGCGGCTCGCGGCGGTGCCGGGCGCGACGCTCGACGCGCCGAAGGGCATCGACATCCCCGCCACGCTCGACGCCGTGGCAGTTGACCCTGCGGTCGACCTCTTCATCCTCGACACGGCGGGGGTCGTCGTGGCGTCCGACCGTGGCGCCCGCCAGCCGGTGCCCGAGGACCGGCGGTCGACCCTCATCACCGATTTCCTCAACGGGCTGTGGGACACTGTCTCGAAGACGCTGGCTTGGGGTGAGGCGCCGCAGGGCGAGATCGACGCCAGCGCGCTCGCCCGCCAGGTCTTCTCGGGGGCGCGCGAGGGGCGGACCACGATCAACACGGGGCGCGACCGCAACGGCGGCGCGCTCTTTTCGGTCGCGACCCCCATCCTCGACGGAGAGCGCGTGATGGGGGTGGTGGCCATCACCTCGGCCGCAGGCGAAATCGACCGGCTGGTGCGCTACGAGCGCGAGCAGATCCTGCAGATGTTCGTGGTGGCGCTCTTCGTCTCCATCGGGCTCAGCCTCGTGCTGGCCTCGACCATCGCCAATCCGCTGGCCGATCTCGCGGCCGCGGCCGAACTCGGCCGGGATCGCGACGCGCGCAAGATGGCGCCGGGCCGGGTGCGGATCCCGGATCTCACGGCACGCCCGGACGAGATCGGCCGCCTGTCCATCGCCATGCGCGGGATGGTGGCGGCCCTCTACGACCGGATCGACGCGAACGAGCAGTTCGCGGCGGATGTGGCGCACGAGATCAAGAACCCGCTCGCCTCGCTCAGGTCGGCCGTGGGCACCATGCGGCTGGCCAGGCGCGAGGACCAGCGCGAGCAGCTCCTCGACGTGATCGAGCATGATGTGCGCCGCCTCGACCGGCTGGTCAGCGACATCTCGAACGCCTCGCGCCTCGACAGCGAGCTGGTGAAGGAGGAGGAGGAGGAGTTCGACCTGCTCCCCACCATCGCGAACCTCGGCGACTATCTCGGCCGGCAGGCGGCGGAGAAGGGGGTGGACTTCATCGCCGACCTGCCGTCCGAACCCATGCGCATCCGCGGGCTCGAGGCGCGGCTGGCACAGGTCTTCGTCAATCTCATCTCCAACGCTCTTTCCTTCTGCGAGGAGGGCGATGCGGTGCGCGTCTGGGCGCGGCGGCGCGAGAACCGGGTGCTGGTCGTGGTCGAGGACACCGGCCCCGGCATCCCCGAGGAGGCGCTGACGAAGATCTTCGGCCGCTTCTATTCCGAGCGCCCGCCGGGCCAGTTCGGCAACCACTCGGGGTTGGGACTCGCGATCTCCAAGCAGATCGTCGAGGCGCACGGCGGCGTGATCTGGGCCGAGAACATCCGCCCCACCAGCGCCGACATCACCTCCGAGCCGCTGGGCGCGCGCTTCGTCGTCGGCCTGCCGGTGTGA
- a CDS encoding HPr kinase/phosphorylase — translation MTGADRTILHASCVALDGRGLLILGPSGSGKSALALELMALGADLVADDRTEIEGQGPDLVARCPPAIAGLIEARGLGILRAPAIHEARVTLAVELGRSETERLPHFHEIQVLGRPLDLVLGQEGRHFPSALLLRLRSGRVA, via the coding sequence GTGACCGGGGCCGACCGCACCATCCTGCACGCGAGCTGCGTGGCGCTCGACGGGCGCGGGCTCCTGATCCTCGGGCCATCGGGCTCGGGCAAGTCGGCGCTCGCGCTCGAACTGATGGCGCTCGGCGCGGATCTGGTGGCCGACGACCGGACGGAGATCGAGGGGCAGGGGCCGGATCTGGTCGCCCGCTGCCCTCCGGCCATCGCGGGCCTGATCGAGGCGCGCGGGCTGGGGATCCTGCGGGCGCCCGCCATTCACGAAGCGCGAGTGACACTGGCTGTCGAATTGGGCAGGTCCGAGACGGAGCGCCTGCCACATTTCCATGAGATTCAGGTGCTCGGACGGCCTCTCGACCTTGTGCTCGGCCAGGAAGGCCGCCATTTTCCCTCTGCGCTGCTGCTGCGACTCCGGTCGGGGCGCGTCGCGTGA
- the rapZ gene encoding RNase adapter RapZ — MVEPVQEYRLVLVTGPSGAGRTTAINALEDMGYEVIDNLPLSFVPRLIEGPSIGRPIALGLDVRNRDFNATALIELIDRLTQDPRVALEVLYVDCSASELIRRYNQTRRRHPLAPAETPAEGVEREIDLLAPVRVRADHLIDTSEMSPHDLKAELSRWFDRGAATRLAVSVQSFSYKRGVPRGVDMIFDCRFLKNPYWVESLRALDGREASVADYISSDPRFAPFFEKLRDLVLFLLPAQLEEGKAHLSLGFGCTGGQHRSVAVAELLGNALAEAGWPVSKRHRELERRAAAVLPTHQGEKA, encoded by the coding sequence ATGGTAGAGCCTGTGCAGGAATACCGGCTCGTGCTGGTCACCGGCCCTTCGGGAGCGGGGCGCACGACCGCGATCAATGCGCTCGAAGACATGGGCTATGAGGTCATCGACAACCTGCCCCTGTCCTTCGTGCCCCGGCTGATCGAGGGACCCTCGATCGGGCGGCCGATTGCGCTGGGGCTCGATGTGCGCAACCGCGACTTCAACGCCACGGCGCTGATCGAGCTGATCGACCGGCTGACGCAGGATCCGCGCGTGGCGCTCGAGGTGCTCTATGTGGACTGCTCGGCCTCCGAGCTGATCCGCCGCTACAACCAGACCCGGCGCCGCCATCCGCTGGCCCCGGCCGAGACGCCCGCCGAAGGGGTCGAGCGCGAGATCGACCTGCTCGCCCCCGTGCGCGTCCGCGCGGACCATCTGATCGACACGTCCGAAATGTCGCCGCACGATCTCAAGGCCGAGCTTTCGCGCTGGTTCGACCGCGGTGCGGCAACCCGTCTTGCGGTGTCGGTGCAGTCCTTCTCCTACAAGCGGGGCGTTCCGCGTGGGGTGGACATGATCTTCGACTGCCGATTCCTGAAGAACCCCTACTGGGTCGAGAGCCTGCGGGCGCTCGACGGCCGCGAGGCGTCGGTGGCCGACTACATTTCCTCGGACCCCCGCTTCGCCCCCTTCTTCGAGAAACTCCGCGATCTCGTGCTGTTCCTGCTGCCGGCGCAGCTCGAGGAGGGAAAGGCCCATCTGTCGCTGGGCTTCGGGTGCACGGGCGGGCAACACCGGTCGGTCGCCGTTGCCGAACTTCTGGGCAATGCGCTTGCAGAAGCGGGCTGGCCGGTGTCAAAACGACACAGGGAACTTGAACGCAGGGCGGCCGCTGTGCTCCCCACGCATCAGGGTGAGAAGGCGTGA
- a CDS encoding PTS sugar transporter subunit IIA: protein MIGIVIVAHGGLAREYLSAVEHVVGKQEAMAAIAIEDDHDRAAKQAEISAAARSVDRGAGVVVVTDMFGGSPSNLSLPACTARDRRIIYGANLPMLIKLAKSRELTVPEAVSLALDAGRKYINSLDLGSGME, encoded by the coding sequence GTGATCGGTATCGTCATCGTTGCTCACGGCGGCCTCGCGCGGGAATATCTCTCGGCCGTCGAGCATGTGGTGGGCAAGCAGGAGGCCATGGCCGCCATCGCCATCGAGGACGATCACGACCGAGCCGCGAAGCAGGCCGAGATCAGCGCCGCCGCGCGGTCGGTGGATCGGGGCGCAGGCGTCGTGGTGGTGACCGACATGTTCGGCGGCTCGCCCTCGAACCTGTCGCTGCCGGCCTGCACGGCGCGCGACCGCCGCATCATCTACGGCGCCAACCTGCCCATGCTCATCAAGCTTGCCAAGTCGCGCGAGCTGACGGTGCCGGAGGCGGTGTCTCTGGCCCTCGACGCGGGACGCAAGTATATCAACAGCCTCGACCTTGGCAGCGGGATGGAATGA
- a CDS encoding HPr family phosphocarrier protein, producing MIERELLIVNEKGLHARASAKFVEVVERHDAQAEVSKDGMVVSGDSIMGLLMLAASRGTSIRIRTMGSEASALAEALSALVADRFGEDM from the coding sequence ATGATCGAACGAGAACTTCTCATCGTGAACGAAAAGGGCCTGCATGCGCGGGCTTCGGCCAAGTTCGTCGAAGTCGTGGAACGGCACGATGCCCAGGCCGAGGTCTCCAAGGACGGGATGGTGGTCTCGGGCGACTCGATCATGGGTCTCCTGATGCTCGCCGCCTCGCGCGGGACCTCGATCCGGATCCGGACCATGGGCTCCGAGGCCAGCGCGCTGGCCGAGGCGCTCTCGGCGCTGGTGGCGGACCGGTTCGGCGAGGACATGTGA
- a CDS encoding acyltransferase family protein: MTRVYPGFDLLRILAAGGVVFSHAFLIMELTEAGEPLKAATGTILGLYAVMIFFILSGFLVTDSALRSQGVLDFAAKRARRLLPGFLAANLIVALAICPLFATEGAMAFLGQPVPWETLGRVLLLQDPSLTFPGRVSFFPAEGDAAWVAAVANGVLWTIRIEITCYLVVGLLLLVGMLTRGAVLALICAAVFATLTPAFYVSDYLNCLIYLGPSFAAGMALRLLLPEGHRADGRIAAASAAILGVLMLKMGGWREVEGLLFPLFAAYPLIWFGQQERARLGALGRFGDPSYGMYLWGWPVQMLLRALVGPGWSGWAFAALSLPAALAVGWLSWILVERRFLRRRPPGASYRVGTGVSPR; this comes from the coding sequence GTGACACGGGTTTATCCGGGCTTCGACCTGTTGCGTATCCTGGCCGCGGGCGGCGTGGTCTTCTCCCACGCCTTCCTCATCATGGAGCTGACCGAGGCGGGCGAGCCGCTGAAGGCCGCGACGGGCACCATCCTCGGCCTCTATGCGGTGATGATCTTCTTCATCCTGAGCGGCTTTCTCGTGACGGACAGTGCACTGCGGTCGCAGGGCGTGCTCGATTTCGCCGCCAAGCGCGCGCGCCGTCTGCTGCCGGGGTTCCTCGCGGCCAACCTCATCGTGGCGCTCGCGATCTGCCCGCTCTTCGCGACCGAGGGGGCCATGGCCTTCCTCGGGCAGCCCGTCCCCTGGGAAACGCTGGGCCGCGTCCTTCTCCTGCAGGACCCGAGCCTGACCTTTCCGGGGCGCGTCAGCTTCTTTCCGGCCGAGGGCGACGCGGCCTGGGTGGCTGCGGTGGCCAATGGCGTCCTCTGGACGATCCGGATCGAGATCACCTGCTATCTCGTCGTGGGGCTTCTGTTGCTCGTTGGCATGCTGACCCGCGGAGCCGTCCTCGCGCTCATCTGCGCGGCCGTCTTCGCAACGCTCACGCCGGCCTTCTATGTGTCGGATTACCTCAACTGCCTGATCTACCTCGGCCCGTCCTTCGCGGCCGGCATGGCGCTGCGCCTGCTCCTGCCCGAAGGCCATCGCGCCGACGGCCGGATCGCCGCGGCCAGTGCGGCCATCCTCGGGGTGCTGATGCTGAAGATGGGCGGCTGGCGCGAAGTCGAGGGGCTGCTCTTCCCGCTCTTCGCCGCCTATCCGCTGATCTGGTTCGGCCAGCAGGAGCGTGCGCGGCTCGGCGCGCTCGGCCGGTTCGGGGATCCGTCCTACGGCATGTATCTCTGGGGCTGGCCGGTGCAGATGCTGCTGCGCGCGCTCGTGGGGCCCGGCTGGTCGGGCTGGGCCTTCGCCGCCCTGTCGCTGCCCGCCGCCCTCGCGGTGGGCTGGCTGTCGTGGATCCTCGTCGAGCGGCGGTTCCTGCGCCGCCGCCCGCCGGGGGCCTCCTACCGTGTCGGCACCGGCGTCTCGCCGCGATAA
- a CDS encoding 3-hydroxybutyryl-CoA dehydrogenase, which yields MEIRKVGVVGAGQMGSGIAHVFSLAGYEVLLNDISAEGLNKALSTIERNMERQVSRGKVSAEDKAAALGRIRTTQTLTDIARSDLVIEAATERETVKQAIFEDLVPHLLPHTILTSNTSSISITRLASRTDRPEKFMGFHFMNPVPVMQLVELIRGIATDDPTYQALLKVVQSLGKTAASAEDFPAFIVNRILVPMINEAVYTLYEGVGSVRSIDESMKLGANHPMGPLELADFIGLDTCLAIMNVLHDGLADTKYRPCPLLVKYVEAGWLGRKTARGFYDYRGETPVPTR from the coding sequence ATGGAGATCCGCAAGGTCGGCGTCGTGGGCGCGGGACAGATGGGCAGCGGTATCGCGCATGTCTTCTCGCTCGCGGGCTACGAGGTGCTGCTGAACGACATCAGCGCCGAAGGGCTGAACAAGGCGCTCTCGACCATCGAGCGCAACATGGAGCGGCAGGTCTCGCGCGGGAAGGTCTCGGCCGAGGACAAGGCCGCGGCGCTCGGGCGGATCCGCACCACCCAGACCCTCACCGACATCGCCAGGAGCGACCTCGTGATCGAGGCCGCCACCGAGCGCGAGACGGTGAAACAGGCGATCTTCGAGGATCTGGTGCCGCATCTTCTGCCGCACACGATCCTGACCTCGAACACCTCCTCGATCTCGATCACACGGCTTGCCTCGCGCACGGACCGGCCCGAGAAATTCATGGGCTTTCACTTCATGAACCCGGTGCCGGTGATGCAGCTCGTCGAGCTGATCCGCGGCATCGCGACCGACGACCCGACCTATCAGGCGCTGCTCAAGGTGGTGCAGAGCCTCGGCAAGACCGCGGCCAGCGCCGAGGATTTCCCGGCCTTCATCGTCAACCGCATCCTCGTGCCGATGATCAACGAAGCGGTCTACACGCTCTATGAAGGCGTGGGCTCGGTGCGCTCGATCGACGAGTCGATGAAGCTCGGGGCGAATCATCCGATGGGGCCGCTGGAGCTCGCGGATTTCATCGGGCTCGACACCTGCCTTGCGATCATGAACGTGCTGCACGACGGGCTGGCCGATACGAAATACCGGCCCTGCCCGCTTCTGGTGAAATATGTCGAGGCAGGATGGCTCGGCCGGAAGACCGCCCGCGGCTTCTACGATTATCGCGGCGAGACGCCGGTGCCGACACGGTAG
- a CDS encoding DUF6473 family protein, with protein sequence MAFAHQGESALEYYPCRYGGSRLMFRGPRRSLDGPFCAVLGGTETYGKFVPQPYPALVEEATGLRLVNLACMNAGIDLYLNDPSVTQVASKATLAILQVVGAANLTNRLYSVHPRRNDRFLAASPVLQTIYREVDFADFAFTRHMVQTLHAVSPEKFLQVEAELRAAWVARMRTLLGRISAPTLLLWIADHPPPERGPLTPDLTPLLIDADMIAAVRPHASHYLQIVTSREAQACGTDGMRFAPLDGPVAAELPGPAVHAEIAAALVPVLRELM encoded by the coding sequence ATGGCCTTCGCACATCAGGGCGAAAGCGCCCTGGAGTATTATCCCTGCCGGTATGGCGGGTCTCGTCTGATGTTCCGCGGCCCCCGCCGCAGCCTCGACGGGCCGTTCTGTGCCGTGCTGGGCGGCACCGAGACCTACGGCAAGTTCGTGCCGCAGCCCTATCCGGCTCTGGTGGAAGAGGCGACGGGGCTGCGGCTGGTCAATCTCGCCTGCATGAATGCGGGGATCGACCTCTATCTCAACGATCCCTCCGTCACGCAGGTGGCCTCGAAGGCGACGCTGGCGATCCTGCAGGTGGTGGGGGCTGCCAATCTCACCAACCGGCTCTATTCGGTTCATCCGCGGCGCAACGACCGGTTCCTGGCCGCCTCGCCGGTGCTTCAGACCATCTACCGCGAGGTGGATTTCGCCGACTTCGCCTTCACGCGGCACATGGTGCAGACGCTTCACGCCGTCTCGCCCGAGAAGTTCCTGCAGGTCGAGGCCGAGCTCCGGGCGGCCTGGGTCGCGCGGATGCGCACGCTGCTGGGGCGGATCAGTGCGCCGACGCTGCTCCTGTGGATCGCGGATCATCCGCCGCCCGAGCGCGGGCCGCTCACGCCCGATCTGACGCCGCTTCTGATCGATGCGGACATGATCGCGGCGGTGCGGCCCCATGCGAGCCATTACCTCCAGATCGTCACCTCGCGCGAGGCGCAGGCCTGCGGGACGGACGGCATGCGCTTTGCCCCGCTCGACGGGCCCGTCGCGGCCGAGCTGCCCGGCCCGGCCGTTCATGCCGAGATCGCGGCGGCGCTGGTGCCGGTCCTGAGAGAGCTGATGTGA
- a CDS encoding electron transfer flavoprotein subunit alpha/FixB family protein, translating to MAVLLIAEVTGGTLGADSTAKALTAAKALGDVTVLVAGTGVDAAAAEAATFDGVAKVLAADDAAYGNGLAEPLADLILGLAPGYSHILAPATSAAKNVLPRVAALLDVMVISEITAVVDADTFERPIYAGNAIQTVKSSDATKVATVRTATFEAAGKGGSAPVETISATADSGLSSWVEDKVAASDRPELTSARIVVSGGRGLGSEENFAMIEQLADKLGAAVGASRAAVDSGYAPNDWQVGQTGKVVAPQLYIAVGISGAIQHLAGMKDSKIIVAINKDEEAPIFQVADYGLVGDLFSLVPELTGKL from the coding sequence ATGGCCGTTCTTCTGATTGCCGAAGTGACCGGCGGCACGCTGGGCGCGGATTCGACCGCCAAGGCGCTGACCGCGGCGAAGGCCCTGGGCGACGTGACCGTGCTCGTGGCGGGCACGGGCGTCGACGCCGCCGCGGCCGAAGCCGCGACCTTCGACGGCGTGGCCAAGGTGCTTGCGGCCGACGATGCCGCCTATGGCAACGGTCTGGCCGAGCCGCTGGCCGACCTGATCCTCGGCCTCGCGCCGGGCTACAGCCACATTCTCGCGCCGGCCACCTCGGCGGCCAAGAACGTGCTGCCGCGGGTGGCCGCGCTCCTTGACGTCATGGTGATCTCGGAGATCACGGCGGTGGTGGATGCCGACACGTTCGAGCGTCCGATCTATGCCGGCAACGCGATCCAGACGGTGAAGAGCTCGGACGCGACCAAGGTCGCCACAGTGCGGACGGCCACCTTCGAGGCGGCCGGCAAGGGCGGCTCGGCCCCCGTCGAGACCATCTCGGCCACCGCCGACAGCGGCCTCTCCTCGTGGGTCGAGGACAAGGTCGCGGCCTCCGACCGGCCGGAACTGACCTCGGCGCGGATCGTGGTCTCGGGCGGCCGCGGGCTCGGCTCGGAAGAGAATTTCGCCATGATCGAGCAGCTGGCCGACAAGCTCGGCGCGGCGGTGGGGGCCTCGCGTGCGGCGGTCGATTCGGGCTATGCGCCGAACGACTGGCAGGTGGGGCAGACCGGCAAGGTCGTGGCGCCGCAGCTCTATATCGCCGTGGGCATCTCGGGCGCGATCCAGCACCTCGCCGGGATGAAGGATTCGAAGATCATCGTCGCCATCAACAAGGACGAGGAGGCGCCGATCTTCCAGGTGGCCGACTATGGCCTCGTGGGCGACCTCTTCAGCCTCGTGCCGGAACTGACCGGCAAGCTCTGA
- a CDS encoding electron transfer flavoprotein subunit beta/FixA family protein yields MKVLVPVKRVIDYNVKVRVKADGSGVDLANVKMSMNPFDEIAVEAAIRLREAGTATEVVVVSIGVKQAQETLRTALAMGADRAILVEAASDVHQDIEPLAVAKILKGVVEAEQPGLVICGKQAIDNDMNATGQMLSALLGWSQATFASDLAIEGDAAVVTREVDGGMQTIKVKMPTVVTVDLRMNEPRYASLPNIMKAKKKPLEEKTAADFGVDVTPRLSVVKTSEPAGRKAGVMVGSVDELIAKLKDEAGVI; encoded by the coding sequence ATGAAGGTTCTGGTGCCTGTCAAGCGCGTGATCGACTACAACGTGAAGGTTCGCGTGAAGGCGGACGGGAGCGGGGTCGATCTTGCGAACGTGAAGATGTCGATGAACCCGTTCGACGAAATCGCGGTCGAAGCGGCGATCCGTCTGCGCGAGGCCGGCACGGCGACCGAGGTGGTGGTGGTCTCGATCGGCGTGAAGCAGGCGCAGGAGACGCTGCGCACGGCGCTCGCCATGGGGGCGGACCGCGCGATCCTCGTCGAGGCCGCCTCGGACGTGCATCAGGACATCGAGCCGCTGGCGGTGGCGAAGATCCTGAAGGGCGTGGTCGAGGCCGAACAGCCGGGCCTCGTGATCTGCGGCAAGCAGGCCATCGACAATGACATGAACGCCACCGGGCAGATGCTGTCGGCGCTGCTCGGCTGGAGCCAGGCGACCTTCGCCTCGGATCTGGCCATCGAGGGCGATGCGGCCGTGGTCACCCGCGAGGTGGACGGCGGCATGCAGACCATCAAGGTCAAGATGCCGACCGTGGTGACGGTGGATCTGCGGATGAACGAGCCGCGCTATGCCTCGCTGCCCAACATCATGAAGGCCAAGAAGAAGCCGCTGGAAGAAAAGACCGCGGCCGATTTCGGCGTCGACGTGACGCCGCGGCTGTCGGTCGTGAAGACCTCCGAGCCGGCGGGCCGCAAGGCCGGCGTGATGGTGGGTTCGGTCGACGAGCTGATCGCGAAACTGAAAGACGAAGCGGGGGTGATCTGA
- a CDS encoding cob(I)yrinic acid a,c-diamide adenosyltransferase encodes MVVLSRIYTRTGDAGETALGNGARVAKHSPRVAAYGTVDETNATVGLARLHAQGEMQEALARISNDLFDLGADLCRPEMERDHEADYTPLRIIAAQVNRLEREIDGMNARLEPLRSFILPGGSALAAQLHLCRTVSRRAERELVELATVESVNPEALRYLNRLSDWFFVAGRIANDDGRADVLWVPGLTREA; translated from the coding sequence ATGGTCGTTCTGTCGAGGATCTACACGCGCACCGGCGATGCCGGCGAGACGGCGCTCGGCAATGGCGCGCGGGTGGCCAAGCATTCGCCCCGCGTCGCCGCCTATGGCACGGTCGACGAGACCAACGCCACGGTGGGCCTTGCCCGGCTCCATGCGCAGGGCGAGATGCAGGAGGCGCTCGCCCGGATCTCGAACGACCTCTTCGACCTCGGCGCGGACCTCTGCCGCCCCGAGATGGAGCGCGACCACGAGGCGGACTACACGCCGCTCCGCATCATTGCCGCCCAGGTGAACCGGCTCGAGCGCGAGATCGACGGAATGAACGCGCGGCTCGAGCCGCTGCGCAGCTTCATCCTCCCGGGCGGCTCGGCGCTGGCGGCCCAGCTCCACCTCTGTCGCACCGTGAGCCGCCGGGCCGAGCGCGAACTGGTCGAACTGGCCACCGTGGAGTCGGTGAACCCCGAGGCCCTGCGCTATCTCAACCGCCTTTCCGACTGGTTCTTCGTCGCCGGCCGGATCGCCAACGACGACGGGCGGGCCGACGTGCTCTGGGTTCCCGGCCTCACGCGTGAGGCATAA
- a CDS encoding twin transmembrane helix small protein has product MLHDPLFIVVALAVLAVLVVLMVGIGGFARGGEFNRKHANRLMRWRIIAQAIAIALILLFMAWRQSGGF; this is encoded by the coding sequence ATGCTGCACGACCCGTTGTTCATCGTCGTCGCCCTGGCCGTGCTGGCGGTGCTCGTCGTCCTCATGGTCGGGATCGGCGGCTTCGCGCGCGGCGGCGAGTTCAACCGCAAGCACGCCAACCGGCTGATGCGCTGGCGCATCATCGCGCAGGCGATTGCGATCGCTCTCATCCTGCTGTTCATGGCCTGGCGGCAATCGGGAGGGTTCTAA
- a CDS encoding SDR family NAD(P)-dependent oxidoreductase, whose protein sequence is MKSVLITGCSSGIGLDAARGLAARGWRVFATCRQEADCDRLRSEGLESFRLDYDDPESLAAAVEEATRRTGGTLDALYNNGAFACPGAVEDLPREALRAVLETNIVGVHDLTRRVIPIMRRQGHGRIVNCSSVLGFVAYPWRGAYVASKFAMEGLTDVLRIEMADTPIRVILLEPGPIASRIRENSIPHFERWIDWRASARADQYRTLLGRLYEGGEDRWQLPPSAVTEKLVQALESPRPRARYRITVPSRTAWVLRRLLPTAALDRVLGR, encoded by the coding sequence ATGAAAAGCGTTCTGATCACGGGCTGCTCGTCGGGCATCGGGCTCGACGCGGCACGGGGACTTGCGGCCCGCGGCTGGCGGGTCTTCGCCACCTGCCGGCAGGAAGCCGACTGCGACCGCCTCCGCAGCGAGGGGCTCGAGAGCTTCCGGCTCGATTACGACGATCCCGAAAGCCTCGCCGCCGCCGTCGAGGAGGCCACGCGCCGCACCGGCGGCACGCTCGACGCGCTCTACAACAACGGCGCCTTCGCTTGCCCGGGCGCGGTGGAGGATCTGCCGCGCGAGGCGCTGCGGGCCGTGCTCGAGACCAATATCGTGGGCGTCCACGACCTGACGCGGCGGGTCATCCCGATCATGCGCCGTCAGGGGCACGGGCGGATCGTCAATTGCTCCTCGGTGTTGGGCTTCGTGGCCTATCCCTGGCGCGGCGCCTATGTCGCCTCGAAATTCGCGATGGAGGGGCTGACCGATGTGCTGCGGATCGAGATGGCAGACACGCCGATCCGGGTGATCCTGCTGGAACCGGGCCCCATCGCCTCGCGGATCCGCGAGAATTCCATCCCGCATTTCGAGCGCTGGATCGACTGGAGAGCCTCGGCCCGCGCCGACCAGTATCGCACGCTTCTGGGCCGGCTCTACGAGGGCGGCGAGGATCGCTGGCAGCTGCCCCCATCCGCCGTCACGGAAAAGCTGGTGCAGGCGCTGGAAAGCCCCCGCCCCCGCGCGCGCTACCGGATCACCGTGCCGAGCCGCACCGCCTGGGTGCTGCGGCGGCTCCTGCCGACCGCGGCGCTCGACCGGGTGCTCGGCCGCTGA
- a CDS encoding SH3 domain-containing protein, with protein sequence MLRLTLLLCCTLFAVLLIGGRDTGQMRPGLAAAAKLEPHPRPVVTPVETASLEAARTLTVAAEAQPVTTPAPTPVALPATRYRGDWVQVLPLPPRAAETRAPQPVLAAATVAETRQPAGEVRHVTADAVNVRSGPSTAYPVVGRVLRGDAVLVDGPQEGSWAPIRIEGDGVSGYMAARFLAPGTAF encoded by the coding sequence ATGCTGCGTCTGACGTTGCTTCTTTGCTGCACCCTATTTGCCGTCCTGCTGATCGGCGGCCGCGATACCGGCCAGATGCGGCCGGGACTGGCCGCCGCTGCGAAGCTCGAACCCCATCCGCGCCCGGTGGTGACGCCCGTCGAGACGGCCTCGCTGGAAGCGGCGCGGACGCTGACGGTGGCCGCCGAGGCCCAGCCGGTGACGACGCCCGCCCCCACCCCCGTTGCGCTGCCCGCGACGCGCTACCGCGGCGACTGGGTGCAGGTCCTGCCGCTGCCGCCGCGCGCAGCCGAGACCCGCGCACCGCAGCCGGTGCTGGCCGCCGCCACGGTCGCCGAGACGCGGCAACCTGCGGGAGAGGTGCGCCATGTGACGGCCGACGCGGTCAATGTCCGCAGCGGCCCCTCGACGGCCTATCCGGTGGTCGGCCGGGTGCTGCGCGGAGACGCGGTGCTGGTCGACGGCCCGCAGGAGGGAAGCTGGGCACCGATCCGCATCGAAGGCGACGGCGTCTCGGGCTACATGGCCGCCCGCTTCCTCGCGCCCGGCACCGCCTTCTGA